One window from the genome of Parasteatoda tepidariorum isolate YZ-2023 chromosome 8, CAS_Ptep_4.0, whole genome shotgun sequence encodes:
- the LOC107451714 gene encoding uncharacterized protein has product MYNLGDAEKEEQNQLNISENLISDVELHEEMPGPEKLSQFEHIKEISNKNSSVQNATIHSEKVDLIRDLQTNFSSDPAKWNVTVDLKHYIAKNPVSQDLNGDFKFTCRQIGKLYCHVSKLFSSEISQNAFQTGFSDWKNAHILISSHEQSKNHITSQVNLLNYQKTIQVDKELIRVQEETIKYWTKVLERVAAVIKFLAERGLAFRGDNELHNNAHNGNFLGCIDLLAQFDPFLRKHTVKYGNPGKGNVSYLSSTICEEFINLMGKKVLERILFEIKKAKYYGISFDSPPDVSHVDQLTITTRYVSEIGDVYERFLAFVPIESHEGKYLVETVLSNFGKWRLDIQDCRSQSYDNARNMSETYSGVQSRIKNINNLAVWIPCANHSLNLELQLQKVA; this is encoded by the exons atgtacaatttaGGTGATGCAGAAAAAGAAGAgcaaaatcagttaaatatttcGGAAAACCTGATTTCTGATGTGGAACTTCACGAAGAAATGCCAGGTCCAGAAAAGTTGTCACAATTCGaacatataaaagaaatttcaaacaaaaattcttcTGTACAAAATGCAACAATTCACTCGGAAAAAGTTGATTTGATTCGtgatttacaaacaaattttagttcTGATCCTGCTAAATGGAACGTGACTGTAGATCTGAAACATTACATTGCAAAAAACCCTGTTTCTCAAGATTTAAATGGCGATTTCAAATTTACTTGTAGACAAATAG GTAAATTATACTGTCATGTGAGTAAATTATTTAGTTCCGAAATTTCACAAAATGCTTTTCAGACTGGTTTCAGTGATTGGAAAAAtgcacatattttaatttcttctcatGAACAATCGAAAAATCATATTACATCgcaagtaaatttattaaattatcaaaaaacgaTTCAAGTAGACAAAGAACTGATAAGAGTACAAGAAGAAACGATAAAATATTGGACAAAAGTTTTAGAAAGAGTTGCTgcagtgattaaatttttagcaGAAAGAGGTTTAGCTTTTCGCGGTGATAATGAGCTTCATAATAATGCGCATAATGGGAATTTTCTAggatgtattgatttgttagCACAATTCGATCCCTTTCTTCGAAAGCACACAGTCAAATACGGTAATCCAGGAAAAGGCAATGTCTCATATTTATCTTCAACGATTTGTGAAGAGTTCATTAATTTGATGGGGAAAAAAGTTTTGGAACggattttgtttgaaataaagaaagccAAGTATTATGGTATAAGTTTTGACTCGCCGCCTGATGTAAGCCACGTTGATCAATTGACAATTACCACTCGATATGTATCTGAAATTGGCGATGTATACGAACGATTCTTAGCTTTTGTACCCATTGAATCACATGAAGGTAAATATCTTGTTGAAACTGTACTTTCAAATTTCGGGAAATGGAGACTTGATATACAAGATTGCAGATCGCAGTCATATGACAATGCTCGTAACATGAGTGAAACATATTCGGGAGTTCAgagtagaataaaaaatataaacaatcttGCAGTTTGGATTCCTTGTGCTAACCATAGTTTGAACTTAGAGTTGCAGCTGCAGAAAGTTGCTTAA